In Leptolyngbyaceae cyanobacterium, the following are encoded in one genomic region:
- a CDS encoding methyltransferase encodes MSDLTMLLFGHAAFQYLYAGCELGVFELLSREPDLTKEEIGDRLNLEAYPTKCLMLGLTALKLVIKEGDTYRNSFVMQMLFVDGIWQEFYDTVLFEARIVYVGQLDFVESLRQNRNVGLRQFPGEGPDLYHRFIEHPEIEKVFYNYMGSWSRLANPLLIKNVDFSKFRKVVDVSGGDATNATTVAAAYPNVDITLLEIPASCPIAQKKIDAHGLTDRIHVRGVDIFVDEFPKGHDCFMFIHVLVIWTLEENTFLLRKAYEALEPGGSVIIFNSISSDDENGPVMAALDSPYFMALPATGGMIYSWADHEKCLRDAGFTKMERIDCNAWTPHGIIIATK; translated from the coding sequence GTTGCTTTTCGGTCATGCTGCTTTCCAATACCTCTATGCAGGTTGCGAGTTGGGTGTATTTGAATTGCTTTCTAGAGAACCCGATCTCACCAAAGAAGAAATTGGCGATCGGCTTAACCTAGAAGCATATCCGACTAAGTGCTTAATGTTAGGTTTAACTGCTCTAAAACTTGTTATTAAAGAAGGCGATACATATCGCAATAGTTTTGTAATGCAAATGCTGTTTGTGGATGGCATTTGGCAAGAATTTTACGATACGGTTCTGTTTGAGGCTCGCATTGTTTATGTAGGACAGCTAGATTTTGTCGAGTCTTTGCGCCAAAATCGCAACGTGGGTTTGAGGCAGTTTCCAGGAGAAGGCCCCGATCTCTACCATCGCTTTATCGAACACCCAGAAATAGAAAAGGTATTCTACAATTACATGGGTTCTTGGTCAAGGTTGGCCAATCCATTGTTGATCAAAAATGTTGACTTTTCCAAATTCCGGAAAGTGGTAGACGTGAGCGGTGGGGACGCTACCAACGCCACAACTGTAGCCGCTGCTTATCCGAACGTGGATATCACCCTGTTGGAAATTCCTGCTAGCTGTCCGATCGCACAAAAGAAAATCGATGCACACGGACTAACCGATCGCATTCACGTTCGTGGCGTTGATATCTTCGTTGACGAGTTTCCCAAGGGCCATGACTGTTTCATGTTTATCCACGTGCTAGTCATATGGACATTGGAAGAAAACACATTCTTGCTTCGGAAAGCTTATGAAGCACTCGAACCAGGTGGTTCGGTCATCATCTTCAACTCCATCTCCTCTGATGATGAAAATGGCCCTGTAATGGCTGCACTCGACTCACCCTACTTTATGGCCCTTCCCGCTACAGGCGGCATGATTTACTCCTGGGCAGATCACGAAAAATGTCTGCGAGATGCCGGCTTCACAAAAATGGAGCGTATTGACTGCAATGCTTGGACTCCTCACGGAATCATCATTGCCACCAAGTAG